One window of Dyadobacter sandarakinus genomic DNA carries:
- a CDS encoding MBL fold metallo-hydrolase — translation MIFLIFVAVLAGAVLIFMQQPEFGRLPSGTRLERIKQSPNFRDGQFKNQSITPDLTEGSNYLKVLVKFFFGKSKYNIPAATIPSQKTDLLHLRPDENVLVWFGHSSYFMQIDGKTFLADPVFSGSASPIHFTTPSFKGTDVYTVEEFPAIDYLLISHDHWDHLDYRTVMKLKAKVGKVITGLGTGEHFERWGYDMTRVEEKDWNETVDLGSGFKVNVTPGRHFSGRGLSRNKALWVSFVLQTPTMKVFIGGDSGYDKHFKQIGEQFGPFDLALLECGQYNEAWKYIHMMPEETVTAAGELRAARLMPVHWSKFSLALHDWNEPIQRAVTEARRQHMPLVTPMIGQKVDLKGSQTFSEWWQVPALQPE, via the coding sequence ATGATATTCCTGATTTTTGTGGCAGTGCTGGCAGGGGCAGTGCTTATTTTTATGCAGCAGCCCGAGTTTGGCCGGCTGCCCTCCGGTACGCGGCTCGAACGCATCAAACAATCCCCTAACTTCCGCGACGGCCAGTTCAAGAACCAGAGCATTACTCCGGACCTGACAGAAGGGTCCAACTACCTGAAAGTACTGGTGAAGTTTTTCTTTGGTAAAAGCAAATACAACATTCCCGCTGCCACAATCCCATCCCAAAAAACAGATTTGCTGCATTTGAGACCAGATGAAAATGTGCTGGTATGGTTTGGGCATTCCTCCTATTTCATGCAGATCGACGGCAAGACCTTTCTGGCAGACCCCGTTTTCAGCGGCAGCGCCTCTCCCATTCACTTTACTACACCCAGCTTCAAAGGTACCGACGTATATACGGTTGAGGAGTTTCCCGCGATAGACTATCTGCTGATTTCTCACGACCACTGGGACCACCTGGATTACCGCACGGTGATGAAACTGAAGGCGAAAGTGGGTAAGGTGATTACCGGCCTGGGTACCGGTGAGCATTTTGAAAGATGGGGATACGATATGACCAGGGTGGAAGAAAAAGACTGGAACGAAACTGTAGACCTGGGTAGTGGTTTTAAAGTGAACGTGACACCCGGCCGGCACTTTTCGGGCCGGGGTCTCAGCCGGAACAAGGCTTTGTGGGTTTCATTTGTGCTGCAAACGCCTACCATGAAGGTCTTTATCGGAGGCGACTCGGGATATGACAAGCACTTTAAGCAGATCGGGGAACAATTTGGTCCTTTTGACCTGGCCCTGCTGGAATGCGGCCAATACAATGAAGCCTGGAAATACATTCATATGATGCCCGAAGAAACGGTGACGGCCGCAGGGGAGTTGCGGGCTGCCAGGCTCATGCCGGTTCACTGGTCTAAGTTCTCGCTCGCGCTCCATGACTGGAATGAGCCAATCCAGCGCGCGGTAACCGAAGCACGCAGGCAGCATATGCCGCTCGTCACACCCATGATCGGCCAGAAAGTAGACCTGAAAGGATCGCAGACATTTTCTGAATGGTGGCAGGTACCGGCATTACAGCCGGAGTGA
- a CDS encoding TolC family protein, producing the protein MRIHITGLFILFSIALHAQDTLSINIRQADSLFLQHNLEILAEKYQIDIAKSVEVQDRLWNNPTFGVEISAYNPSRGFLDVGKGGQKAFTIDQLITRAGKRNKQVALDVESTRKTEYQFYDLVRTLKFELRQIFFESHFLGQTIGLYDNQIATLNTTVNAFQKEYERKNISLKEVVRLKALLFQLSNDRAEILLELQENQRDLRTLLNVEQPVKALVDSAEIGRYQMQNLTLAALRDKALQSRADLKVIQSSTKQAELNYTLQKALARPDIQVGVIYDQASNYVNNYVGVNAAVTLPFFNRNQGNIKAARSSISYFKTAENAKVNSVSNEVAATVQKVNIAEKAYQSVESQFTDQFQLLSKGIYDNFQKRNITLLEFIDFIETYNESVRAYNRLQADRIKVYEELNFVVGEELFN; encoded by the coding sequence ATGCGGATTCACATCACCGGACTTTTTATCCTCTTTTCCATTGCCCTACACGCACAGGATACGCTCAGCATCAATATCAGGCAGGCCGACAGCCTGTTTTTGCAACATAACCTTGAAATACTCGCCGAAAAGTACCAGATCGACATTGCCAAGTCGGTGGAGGTGCAGGACAGGCTCTGGAACAATCCGACCTTTGGTGTGGAAATCAGCGCCTACAATCCTTCGCGCGGCTTTCTGGATGTAGGAAAAGGCGGTCAAAAAGCATTTACCATCGATCAGCTGATCACCCGGGCCGGCAAACGCAACAAGCAGGTAGCGCTCGACGTGGAGTCAACCCGTAAAACGGAATACCAGTTTTACGATCTGGTCCGTACACTCAAATTCGAATTACGCCAGATTTTCTTTGAGTCCCATTTTCTTGGACAAACCATTGGGCTGTACGACAACCAGATTGCTACGCTCAACACCACGGTCAATGCATTTCAGAAGGAGTACGAGCGCAAGAATATTTCGCTCAAAGAGGTTGTGCGCCTGAAAGCACTCCTTTTTCAGCTGAGCAATGACCGGGCCGAAATCCTCCTCGAATTACAGGAAAACCAGCGCGATCTGCGCACGCTGCTCAATGTAGAACAGCCTGTAAAAGCCCTGGTAGACAGTGCAGAGATCGGCCGGTACCAGATGCAGAACCTCACACTTGCTGCGCTGAGAGATAAGGCATTGCAAAGCAGGGCCGACCTGAAAGTGATCCAGTCGTCGACCAAGCAGGCGGAGCTGAATTACACGCTTCAGAAAGCACTTGCACGTCCCGATATCCAGGTAGGGGTGATCTATGACCAGGCCAGCAACTATGTCAACAATTATGTAGGCGTAAATGCTGCGGTGACCTTGCCGTTTTTCAACCGCAATCAGGGTAATATCAAAGCCGCACGCAGCTCGATCAGCTATTTTAAAACGGCTGAAAATGCCAAGGTCAACAGTGTCAGCAATGAGGTAGCCGCGACGGTGCAAAAAGTGAACATCGCAGAAAAAGCCTACCAGAGCGTAGAAAGCCAGTTTACAGATCAGTTTCAGCTGCTGAGCAAAGGCATTTACGATAATTTTCAAAAAAGGAATATCACCCTCCTCGAATTCATAGACTTTATCGAAACCTACAACGAAAGTGTGCGGGCCTATAACCGCCTGCAGGCCGACCGCATCAAAGTATACGAGGAACTCAACTTCGTGGTTGGGGAAGAGCTTTTCAATTGA
- a CDS encoding type II toxin-antitoxin system HicA family toxin — MTSKELLKLLRQDGWIEKCQKGSHLQMEHPLKKGKVTLPMHSGDLKPGTLNSILKQAGLK; from the coding sequence ATGACTTCAAAAGAACTTTTGAAGCTGCTCAGGCAGGATGGCTGGATTGAAAAATGTCAGAAAGGAAGTCACCTTCAAATGGAACATCCATTGAAAAAAGGCAAGGTTACACTACCGATGCACAGCGGAGATCTTAAACCGGGAACATTAAACAGTATTTTGAAGCAAGCAGGATTGAAGTAA
- a CDS encoding sensor histidine kinase — translation MKIKDRLAGQFTLLVAAVLMLFSIAIYSISEHYRQEEFYDRLRGRASTTCRLLVKVKGIDKDLLKAIDQNTLSEMLDEKVLIFNSKNDLIYSSVDDKLLTYQSALLDEVRQQHYMEFHQAENEVIGLLYEEGDEPLVVLASAFDTFGHSKLENLKSTLGWGLLAGIAVTIGLGIYFAGNALRPINRINQGVSLITAQNLSQKLDEGNGKDEIARLAMNFNMMLYRLNQAFEQQKSFVSHASHELRTPLAALKSEIQLGQRFARDNMQLEEVFTNLASDTERLISITNNLLFLARSYENMGKMKMAPVHIEDLAFLAQEELLSLHPGYRITIDYEKIPENENETVIKGNEELLKRVFSNLLDNACKYSADHKAQILISSDEKSCTVKVKDEGIGISEEDLPHVFNPFFRSSNAAELPGFGIGLSICQRIVELHQGTISVTSEVGKGSEFSVQLYHI, via the coding sequence ATGAAGATCAAAGACCGTCTTGCGGGTCAGTTTACGCTGTTGGTAGCGGCGGTACTGATGCTTTTTTCCATTGCCATTTACAGCATTTCTGAGCATTACCGGCAGGAGGAATTTTATGATCGTCTGCGTGGCCGGGCCAGTACTACCTGCCGCCTCCTGGTAAAAGTGAAGGGTATTGATAAGGACCTTCTGAAAGCCATCGACCAGAATACCCTTTCTGAAATGCTGGACGAGAAGGTGCTTATTTTCAATTCCAAAAACGACCTGATTTATTCAAGCGTTGACGATAAGTTGCTTACGTACCAGTCGGCCCTGCTGGATGAGGTCCGCCAGCAACATTATATGGAATTTCACCAGGCCGAAAACGAGGTGATCGGCCTGCTGTACGAGGAGGGTGACGAGCCGCTAGTGGTACTCGCCTCTGCATTTGACACTTTCGGTCACAGCAAGCTCGAAAACCTGAAAAGTACCCTCGGCTGGGGCCTGCTGGCCGGCATTGCAGTAACCATCGGATTGGGGATTTACTTTGCCGGCAATGCATTGCGGCCGATCAACCGCATTAACCAGGGTGTATCGCTGATTACCGCCCAAAACCTTTCGCAAAAGCTCGACGAGGGGAACGGGAAAGATGAGATTGCGCGCCTGGCCATGAATTTCAATATGATGCTGTACCGGCTTAATCAGGCATTTGAGCAGCAGAAAAGCTTTGTGTCCCACGCCTCCCATGAGCTGCGCACACCGCTTGCGGCATTGAAGTCCGAGATCCAGCTCGGCCAGCGGTTTGCCCGGGATAACATGCAGCTGGAAGAGGTGTTTACCAACCTGGCCTCCGATACCGAGCGGCTGATCAGCATTACCAACAACCTGCTTTTTCTGGCAAGGTCGTATGAGAATATGGGTAAAATGAAAATGGCACCGGTACACATTGAAGACCTCGCTTTCCTGGCGCAGGAAGAATTGCTCTCGCTCCATCCGGGCTACCGCATTACCATTGATTACGAGAAAATACCCGAGAACGAGAACGAGACGGTGATCAAGGGAAACGAAGAGTTGCTGAAAAGGGTGTTTTCAAACCTGCTTGACAATGCATGCAAGTACTCCGCCGACCACAAGGCCCAAATCCTGATATCGTCTGATGAAAAGTCGTGTACCGTGAAGGTAAAGGATGAGGGTATCGGGATCAGTGAAGAAGACCTGCCGCATGTGTTCAATCCATTTTTCAGATCGTCCAATGCTGCCGAGCTCCCCGGCTTCGGGATCGGCCTGTCCATTTGTCAGCGGATTGTGGAGCTGCACCAGGGTACCATTTCGGTTACGAGCGAGGTAGGCAAAGGCAGCGAATTCAGCGTTCAGTTGTACCACATCTGA
- a CDS encoding purple acid phosphatase family protein: MRLALVLTVCLCSFAASAQNKTYPASGFPDRMILGYKGDPATTQAVNWRTDSTVSQGVAAIHEADASPDFTTKASLVQATSQPVTPDGRQVVYHEVNFTGLKPATQYAYRVGDGTRWSEWFHFTTAADKPAPISFLYFGDAQNDIRSLWSRAIRGAFATLPKANFIIHAGDLINRSNTDYEWGEWFEAGGWINGMIPNLPVPGNHEYFRDGLKEKVSKHWRPQFALPENGLEGLLETVYFIDYQGTRFVFLNSEEATLGKRHLNEQAEWFENTVKNNPNRWTVVVHHHPIYSTKKGRDNDEWREKMEPLYKKYKVDIVLQGHDHTYGRGINMPVGQSRKKPDGPIYVVSVSGPKMYDIGLQDWMDRAASNTQLYQVITIDEGKLAFKAYTVTGELYDAFELNKDANGSNTLTELSDSLKTEERLSLPERYEKTFKEAELKEYNERFQEYKKRKGLK; encoded by the coding sequence ATGCGCTTAGCTCTTGTCCTGACGGTCTGCCTCTGCTCTTTTGCCGCATCTGCTCAAAATAAAACATACCCTGCCTCGGGTTTCCCCGATCGCATGATCCTGGGGTATAAAGGAGATCCCGCAACCACACAGGCCGTCAACTGGCGGACAGACTCTACGGTAAGCCAGGGTGTGGCGGCTATTCACGAGGCCGATGCATCGCCTGATTTTACTACCAAAGCCAGCCTGGTACAGGCAACCAGCCAACCGGTTACGCCCGACGGCCGCCAGGTGGTGTACCATGAGGTAAACTTTACCGGTCTGAAACCTGCCACGCAGTATGCTTACCGGGTTGGGGATGGTACACGATGGAGCGAGTGGTTCCATTTTACAACCGCCGCAGACAAGCCTGCACCCATATCGTTCCTGTACTTTGGCGATGCGCAGAATGACATCCGCTCACTCTGGTCACGCGCGATCCGCGGGGCATTTGCTACTTTGCCCAAAGCCAACTTCATTATCCATGCAGGTGACCTGATCAACCGGTCGAATACGGATTATGAATGGGGCGAATGGTTTGAAGCGGGCGGGTGGATCAACGGGATGATACCTAACTTACCAGTACCGGGCAATCATGAGTATTTCAGGGACGGCTTAAAGGAAAAAGTATCGAAACACTGGCGGCCACAGTTTGCATTGCCTGAAAATGGTCTGGAAGGACTGCTGGAAACCGTGTATTTTATAGACTACCAGGGTACCCGGTTTGTATTCCTGAATTCGGAAGAAGCTACTTTGGGCAAAAGACATCTGAATGAGCAGGCTGAATGGTTTGAAAATACTGTTAAAAATAATCCGAACCGCTGGACGGTCGTGGTGCACCACCACCCGATATACTCGACTAAAAAGGGGCGCGACAATGACGAGTGGCGCGAGAAGATGGAGCCTTTATACAAAAAATACAAAGTGGATATCGTACTGCAGGGCCATGATCATACCTATGGGCGCGGCATTAACATGCCCGTCGGACAAAGCCGGAAAAAACCGGACGGGCCGATTTATGTGGTATCCGTAAGCGGTCCGAAAATGTACGACATCGGCTTGCAGGACTGGATGGACCGGGCAGCTTCCAATACGCAGCTCTACCAGGTTATCACAATTGACGAAGGCAAGCTGGCCTTCAAGGCATATACCGTAACCGGCGAGCTTTATGATGCTTTTGAGCTGAACAAAGATGCAAACGGAAGCAATACGCTCACAGAACTATCGGACAGCCTGAAAACCGAGGAGCGGCTCAGCCTGCCCGAACGTTATGAAAAGACCTTCAAAGAGGCCGAGCTGAAAGAGTACAACGAGCGGTTTCAGGAGTATAAAAAGCGCAAGGGACTGAAATAG
- a CDS encoding response regulator transcription factor, with product MKKILIVEDDRRIAQNIYRGLVVESFEAEIAYDGITGKQLALEKKFDLVLLDVNLPGMKGYDVCQQIRQYKPSLPIIMLTAFGEIEDKVEGLSRGADDYIVKPFDFRELLARIQAALRVAELINPETPDKILRISDLEMNLGTKQVKRGGNAIDLTAKEFALLEYFMLHRGRVVSKMDLAEHVWHLNFDPGTNVVEVYINYLRKKVDKDFSTKLIHTRPGMGYILKEE from the coding sequence ATGAAAAAAATCCTGATTGTTGAAGACGACCGTAGGATCGCCCAGAACATTTACCGGGGACTGGTAGTAGAAAGCTTTGAAGCAGAAATCGCTTACGATGGTATTACGGGCAAGCAGCTCGCACTCGAAAAGAAGTTCGACCTGGTGCTGCTGGATGTAAACCTGCCCGGTATGAAGGGCTATGACGTCTGTCAGCAGATCAGGCAGTACAAGCCTTCACTTCCCATTATTATGCTCACTGCTTTCGGGGAAATTGAAGACAAAGTGGAAGGGCTGAGCCGGGGTGCTGATGATTACATTGTGAAACCGTTTGATTTCCGTGAACTGCTGGCGCGCATACAGGCTGCATTGCGTGTTGCCGAGCTGATCAACCCCGAAACACCCGATAAAATCCTGCGCATATCCGACCTGGAAATGAACCTGGGTACCAAGCAGGTGAAGCGGGGCGGCAATGCCATCGACCTGACTGCCAAAGAGTTTGCACTGCTTGAATATTTTATGCTTCACCGCGGCAGGGTAGTGTCTAAAATGGACCTGGCCGAGCACGTCTGGCACCTCAACTTTGATCCGGGTACGAATGTAGTAGAGGTGTATATCAACTATTTGCGTAAGAAAGTGGACAAAGATTTTTCCACCAAACTGATCCATACCCGTCCCGGTATGGGCTATATTCTCAAAGAAGAATAG
- a CDS encoding ThuA domain-containing protein → MKNQSGMRLHKLFLLLAFLLAAHVPVCSQAYRVLAMAEPGGHHIEYSKAAKVWLDSLAAKNNFAVDYISNTDPINDTYLASYQLIIQLDYVPYAWKPAAAAAFEKYIQEGKGGWIGFHHATLLGEFDGYKIWPWFADFMGGIRYKNYIPGFASATVRVEDRKHPVMAGVPASFLVQKEEWYSYDKSPRPNVHVIASVDESTYSPDSKVKMGDHPVIWSNPKMKAKNVYIFMGHSPVLFESVVYKTMFKNAIFWAVKK, encoded by the coding sequence ATGAAGAATCAATCCGGCATGCGTTTGCACAAGCTGTTCCTGTTACTGGCATTTCTCCTGGCCGCTCATGTGCCGGTATGTTCACAGGCTTACCGCGTGCTCGCGATGGCTGAGCCCGGTGGGCATCATATCGAATATTCCAAAGCAGCGAAGGTCTGGCTTGATTCCCTGGCAGCCAAAAACAACTTTGCTGTGGACTACATTTCAAATACTGATCCGATCAATGACACCTACCTCGCCAGCTACCAGCTGATCATACAGCTTGACTATGTGCCCTACGCCTGGAAGCCGGCAGCTGCGGCTGCATTTGAAAAGTACATTCAGGAAGGTAAAGGTGGCTGGATCGGGTTTCACCATGCTACCTTGCTGGGCGAGTTCGACGGGTACAAGATCTGGCCCTGGTTTGCGGACTTCATGGGAGGTATCCGGTACAAAAATTACATTCCCGGTTTTGCTTCGGCCACGGTACGTGTTGAAGATCGCAAACATCCCGTCATGGCGGGGGTACCCGCTTCTTTTTTGGTGCAGAAAGAAGAATGGTACAGCTACGACAAAAGTCCGCGGCCGAATGTGCATGTGATCGCCAGTGTGGACGAATCCACTTACTCACCCGATTCGAAGGTCAAAATGGGAGATCATCCCGTCATCTGGTCCAATCCGAAGATGAAAGCGAAAAATGTGTACATCTTCATGGGGCACTCTCCGGTTTTGTTTGAGAGTGTTGTGTACAAGACAATGTTTAAAAATGCGATCTTCTGGGCGGTAAAAAAGTAA
- a CDS encoding B12-binding domain-containing radical SAM protein, which produces MLLKTLLITPPFTQLNTPYPATAYLKGFLNTLGRESYQADLGIEVILALFSSKGLKKLFAELEASDAELTENSFRIYALRDEYISTIDPVIRFLKNTNPTLAHSICDRSYLPEASRFAALADMDWAFGTMGIHDKARHLATLYLEDLGDLIQEAVDPHFGFSRYAERLGRSASGFDAIEQALEAQDTILSTILTDLLDQKIRKFEPGIVCISVPFPGNLYGGFKCGQYIKKHYPDIRVVMGGGYANTELRSLKEPRVFNYIDFVCLDDGEAPLLSLLDHLDGHRELSRLKRVYSRVEGTVVYHNGAKEKDIAQRDTGTPDYSDLLLHDYLSVIEIVNPMHRLWSDGRWNKLTLAHGCYWGKCSFCDISLDYIRRYEPVTASLLCDRIEEIIEQTQQNGFHFVDEAAPPALLRDLALEILRRKLTVVWWTNIRFEKNFTYDLCLLLKASGCIAISGGLEVASDRLLERMKKGVTVAQVARVADAFTQAGIMVHAYLMYGFPTQTAQETIDALEMVRQLFELGIVQSGFWHRFAMTAHSPVGLHPEGFDVMRLGPATGTFANNDLDHDDPLGADHDLFAEGLRKSLFNYMHGVCLDFPLSRWFDFPVPPPSVSPRYIERSVREPEAPARPNAVAVWLGSLPEVSVYEEQRGKNMHKVAEMVFYNKKKEWAIETSVPFADWLSDVFPHLLVSNPEPYPLDALKRTFESEGLGNFDVFTQSRTWQELKEGGLLIL; this is translated from the coding sequence ATTTTGTTAAAGACACTGCTGATTACTCCCCCGTTCACCCAGCTGAACACCCCGTATCCTGCGACTGCCTACCTCAAAGGCTTTCTGAACACGCTGGGCAGGGAATCATACCAGGCTGATCTGGGTATTGAGGTGATCCTGGCGCTGTTTTCTTCCAAAGGTTTGAAAAAGCTTTTTGCAGAACTGGAAGCCTCCGACGCAGAACTGACCGAAAACAGTTTCCGCATTTATGCCTTGCGCGATGAGTACATCAGTACCATTGATCCCGTCATCCGGTTTTTGAAAAACACCAATCCAACCCTTGCCCATAGCATCTGTGACCGTAGTTACCTGCCCGAAGCCAGCCGTTTTGCGGCTCTTGCAGATATGGACTGGGCTTTTGGGACAATGGGAATTCACGATAAGGCAAGGCACCTGGCTACCTTGTACCTCGAAGACCTGGGTGATCTCATTCAGGAAGCTGTCGATCCGCATTTCGGGTTCAGCCGGTATGCCGAGCGACTGGGCCGCTCAGCATCGGGCTTTGATGCCATCGAACAGGCACTGGAAGCACAGGATACCATTCTATCCACAATACTGACGGACCTGCTCGACCAGAAGATCAGGAAGTTTGAGCCGGGCATTGTGTGTATCTCGGTTCCTTTTCCGGGCAACCTGTACGGAGGTTTCAAATGCGGGCAGTATATCAAAAAACATTATCCCGATATCCGGGTCGTAATGGGCGGAGGGTATGCCAACACTGAGCTGCGCTCTCTGAAAGAACCCCGGGTGTTCAATTATATTGATTTTGTTTGTCTGGACGATGGCGAGGCACCACTGCTCTCCCTGCTGGACCACCTCGATGGCCACCGGGAGCTGAGCCGGCTCAAAAGAGTGTATTCAAGGGTGGAGGGCACGGTTGTGTACCACAACGGAGCCAAGGAAAAGGACATCGCTCAGCGCGATACCGGCACGCCGGATTACAGCGACCTGCTCCTGCACGATTACCTTTCGGTCATTGAGATTGTAAATCCAATGCACAGGCTGTGGAGTGACGGCCGCTGGAACAAGCTTACACTGGCGCATGGCTGCTACTGGGGAAAGTGCTCCTTTTGTGATATATCCCTCGATTACATTCGCCGGTATGAGCCTGTGACGGCCTCGCTGCTGTGTGACCGGATCGAAGAAATCATTGAGCAGACGCAGCAGAATGGCTTTCACTTTGTAGATGAAGCCGCGCCTCCTGCCTTGCTGCGCGACCTCGCGCTGGAAATCCTGAGAAGAAAGCTGACGGTTGTCTGGTGGACGAACATCCGTTTTGAAAAGAACTTTACCTACGACCTCTGCCTGCTCCTGAAAGCTTCGGGCTGCATTGCTATTTCGGGCGGACTCGAAGTAGCTTCGGACAGGCTCCTGGAACGCATGAAAAAAGGCGTGACCGTGGCGCAGGTAGCCCGCGTCGCTGATGCATTTACCCAGGCCGGCATTATGGTGCATGCTTACCTGATGTACGGTTTTCCCACGCAAACAGCCCAGGAAACCATTGATGCACTCGAAATGGTCCGGCAGCTTTTTGAGCTGGGCATCGTGCAGTCGGGTTTCTGGCACCGCTTTGCGATGACGGCCCACAGTCCCGTAGGGCTGCATCCCGAAGGCTTCGATGTCATGCGGCTGGGACCTGCTACCGGTACTTTCGCAAACAACGATCTCGACCATGACGATCCGCTCGGAGCGGATCATGACCTCTTTGCGGAGGGGCTCCGCAAATCGCTTTTTAACTACATGCACGGCGTGTGCCTCGATTTTCCATTGTCCCGCTGGTTCGACTTTCCGGTGCCACCACCCTCGGTTTCACCCCGGTACATTGAGCGCAGCGTCCGGGAACCTGAGGCACCCGCCCGGCCCAATGCAGTGGCAGTGTGGCTCGGCAGTCTGCCCGAAGTTTCCGTGTATGAAGAGCAAAGAGGCAAAAACATGCATAAGGTGGCGGAAATGGTTTTTTACAACAAGAAAAAAGAGTGGGCAATCGAAACCAGCGTACCTTTTGCCGACTGGCTGTCAGATGTATTTCCGCACCTGCTTGTGTCCAATCCCGAGCCTTATCCGCTCGATGCATTGAAGCGTACATTTGAATCTGAGGGGCTGGGAAACTTTGATGTTTTTACACAATCGCGCACCTGGCAGGAGCTGAAAGAGGGTGGTTTGCTGATCCTATGA
- a CDS encoding CocE/NonD family hydrolase yields MKTGIFGCLLLIVAFSARAQPRSAADTSWIKANYYKTEQYITMRDGVRLFTAIYSPRDSSRTYPILMQRTPYSVAPYGIANYRRSLGPNPMLMREKYIFVYQDARGRYKSEGNFREMTPAIDKKSGNRDVDESSDTYDTITWLLKNTRNNGKVGQSGISFPGFYSSAALPDAHPALVAVSPQAPMSDEFIGDDCYHNGAFFLLDNFSFYSGFDGPKSENGENYKSFFNASYQDAYKYFLDFGPLKKANTSAYFSDPNSTWRQVVAHPVYDEFWQSRNIKKHLNNIKPAVLVVGGWFDAEDLYGALKTYSAIEKQSPGNNSRLVMGPWTHGGWAASSWKSFAEYQFGADVNKFFQEEIETRFFNYYLKGTGTFDQAEVTVFETGSNQWKTYDVWPPKNMQPMPLYLHSGGKLTEAAGRTESKSEYTSEPANPVPYTSVTSGHRNNKYMAEDQRFASSRPDVLSFSTDSLTKDITITGEIVANLLVSMTGSDADFIVKLIDVWPVGATLPPAREGDKPVVMDGYQQLVRAEVLRGKFRNSFSNPEPFARNKPEKVTVKLNETAHTFKKGHRIMVQVQSSWFPLVDRNPQKFMNIFEASESDFQSAGITLHQGGAEGSHVVLPVLK; encoded by the coding sequence ATGAAAACAGGTATATTCGGTTGTTTGCTTCTGATTGTTGCATTTTCAGCCAGGGCTCAGCCGCGATCGGCTGCCGACACCAGTTGGATTAAAGCCAACTATTACAAAACCGAACAATACATTACCATGCGTGATGGCGTAAGACTGTTTACCGCCATTTATTCGCCCCGTGACTCCTCCCGGACATACCCGATCCTGATGCAGCGTACGCCTTACTCGGTAGCGCCTTATGGGATCGCCAATTACCGTCGCAGCCTTGGACCCAATCCGATGCTGATGCGCGAAAAGTACATCTTTGTTTACCAGGATGCACGTGGCCGTTACAAAAGTGAAGGTAACTTTCGCGAGATGACGCCTGCTATCGACAAAAAATCTGGTAACAGGGATGTGGACGAATCAAGTGATACCTACGATACCATCACGTGGCTGCTGAAAAATACCCGGAACAATGGAAAGGTAGGTCAGTCGGGCATATCTTTTCCGGGGTTTTACTCATCAGCTGCCCTGCCCGATGCCCATCCCGCGCTGGTAGCCGTGTCGCCGCAGGCACCTATGTCCGACGAGTTCATCGGCGACGATTGCTATCACAACGGTGCTTTTTTTCTGCTCGACAATTTCAGTTTTTACAGCGGTTTTGACGGGCCAAAAAGTGAAAACGGGGAGAATTACAAGTCTTTTTTCAATGCATCCTACCAGGACGCCTACAAGTATTTTCTTGATTTCGGGCCACTGAAAAAAGCCAATACCAGCGCCTACTTTTCGGATCCGAACAGTACCTGGCGGCAGGTAGTGGCGCATCCCGTTTATGATGAGTTCTGGCAGTCGCGCAACATCAAAAAGCATTTAAATAATATCAAACCTGCCGTGCTGGTGGTAGGAGGATGGTTTGATGCGGAGGATCTTTACGGTGCACTGAAAACCTACTCGGCCATTGAAAAACAATCGCCCGGCAATAACAGCAGGCTTGTGATGGGCCCGTGGACCCACGGCGGATGGGCGGCTTCTTCGTGGAAATCCTTTGCAGAGTACCAGTTTGGCGCGGATGTGAACAAGTTTTTCCAGGAAGAAATAGAAACACGTTTTTTTAACTACTACCTGAAAGGCACCGGTACTTTCGACCAGGCTGAGGTAACCGTTTTTGAAACCGGCTCCAATCAATGGAAAACCTACGACGTGTGGCCACCCAAAAATATGCAGCCCATGCCGCTGTATTTGCATAGCGGCGGAAAGCTGACCGAGGCTGCCGGCAGAACCGAAAGCAAATCGGAGTACACCAGTGAGCCGGCCAATCCTGTGCCATATACCAGCGTTACAAGCGGTCACCGCAACAACAAGTACATGGCGGAAGATCAACGCTTTGCATCATCCCGGCCCGATGTGCTGAGTTTTTCAACCGATTCACTTACGAAAGACATCACCATTACCGGTGAAATTGTGGCCAACCTGCTGGTGTCCATGACAGGCTCCGATGCTGATTTTATTGTAAAACTGATTGACGTATGGCCTGTCGGAGCCACTTTGCCGCCTGCCCGGGAGGGCGATAAGCCCGTCGTTATGGACGGCTACCAGCAGCTTGTGCGGGCCGAAGTGCTCCGCGGCAAGTTCAGGAACAGCTTTTCAAATCCAGAGCCTTTTGCCCGGAACAAGCCCGAAAAAGTAACCGTAAAGCTCAACGAAACAGCGCATACTTTCAAGAAAGGACACCGTATCATGGTGCAGGTACAAAGCAGCTGGTTTCCGCTGGTGGACCGCAATCCGCAAAAGTTCATGAATATTTTTGAAGCCAGTGAGTCCGACTTCCAGAGTGCCGGAATTACCCTGCACCAGGGAGGTGCGGAGGGTAGTCACGTGGTTTTGCCTGTTTTAAAATAA